The genomic window ctttaataaagtaaacaaaataagttttaattcaATATAACGAAACTTAAGAagaactgaacaaaacaaaactaacccCCTAaatgagacaacaaacaggtaTTTATCACAGACGGTGAGCTCACTTAAACAAGACAGGGGAAAACATACAATCAACACTTTATAAATCAACAAATTAGTTACAAGTTATCTAATCAAAGTAAATAGAGTAACAAACAAACCAatctaataatacaaaacaacaaatattaataataaaaataaattggaaccaatcagaaataTAACTTCATTTCTTCACCCCCCCATGACATTGCATCTAGTTGGTATCGTCCAGTGGAATGCTCagtagaggtgggcagatcgatactaatatcgataatatcgataccaacgttggtatcggtattgatcgataccaacgggaaaatatcgatacttaagtttcagtttctctcgttttgcgacctggccgtgtttgtcaatatgctgctgctgtcacagagcagagcaagctctcaaAAGTGCTGTTCGTGAtcgacactgctctccgccccctctcctgtgttgtaccgtcacgtgactcaccactagcgctaccaccagcagtcaggcgcgcgcaacgctcagccgcgcatttctaacagcagtcagtcagaggcggagagaaagaggagcgttgtatggctgtattttcaggccgatctaccctttttgtgttagctgtgaaagggatactagtttctatatttaaacttcacctagatgtgcaccagacttaattatttttattattttatcaatagctgattctccaagagcagtggatattacaaggcgcctatcagaaatgattgtgaaggacctgcagcctctttccatagtggaagatgtcggcttcaggaattttgtataaggagaatttgttttacattgtgaagtaaaactttgtgactttaagaaaaaaatcctgaaaagaagtgcactaaagaggagaaacattttttttattaacatgctacttgaaaagagaatttgtttttacattttttatatttgtgacataatcattttgtaactttgtttatttaaataaatcagaagtaaccaaaagttgtttctgaacaaaagcttttgtagtacttattaataacccaaaatgcaaatcacaaaaacaaattaaaagtcatgaaaattcatttagatttaggttgaagacgcatccaccttaattattaaaaagtatcggtattggtatcggtatcggcgatactggccctgtatttacttggtatcggatcgataccaaatctagcggtatcgcacacctctaatGCTCAGACCATAAATATTGACTGCCGCACGCGCCTCAGCCTTTTGTCAGTCAAGACCGCGATGACGGAAAGACGCACACCTGAGTCAACGCCATTCATCCAACCTCCATGCCACGGTAACTTAAACTCAAATAGAAACAAAGATAAGGAAACAGAAATAGTACAACGCAAGACAGTAAGTGTGCACTCCAAACCACCGAACGAAGTACTGACATGTATAAATAAAGCTTTGCAATTTGTCAAACAAAGTCTGTGTAGTGATTTTCTTATACATAAACCTTAAATCCTATactataaattcaaatataaatgaatgataaaaaggaagaaaataactatcagtatgtaaatgaatatatgtatCGTGAATGAATGCAAGAAAAGAACTATCAGTATGTGAATGAATGTATGTATCATGAATGAATGCGTTGATGTTACCCTTATCAATGTGTGGCCACAGGTTCGGCCATCACAGTAtgcatgtatgtactgtatgaatGTAATTAGCAGGTGTTTCAAATGCAGCTAACAAATAAGGGATTATAACACAAGCAGTTTTCATAAAGCTTGAACACATCTTTGATGCTTTTATAATCGTAGAATAAAATAGTCAGACTAAATATGTCATAATGCTGAATTACTCAAAAAACTTAAACGCCGAATTGCTTGTGTATCTTTTAACTCCAGAAACTCTTCATCATCCTTTTTGTAGTTTGTCTGGTGCATTTCTATATGCACAACATTTCTTTTCATCATttcacaggagtaaattaaatAGGAGAGGTTTTTGGGAAGAGACTGTGTATTTAGCTTTTAAACAACCcaactcttttagagaactacagaacagtttcccttcttccattcattgcaaaaacatttgaaaaagctgtgttcaaacaagtctctacatttctcacacacaacaatctccttgacagcaagagcagaatccaaatcttcagtacttatcctgcttgatctgtcagctgcttttgacacggttaatcaccagatcctcttatcaaccctactggcaaatggcatctcaggaaccacaattcaaatggtttgagtcttacctttcagataggtccttcaaagtatcttggagaggtgaggtgtccaagtcccaacatctaactactggggtgcctcagggctcagttcttggaccacttctcttctctgtctacatggcatcattaggttctctcattcagaaacatggtttttcataccactgctatgctgatgacactcaactctacctctcattccatcctgatgatccgacggtagctattcgcatctcagcttgtctaacagacatttcttcttggatgatggaccatcaccttcaactcaaccttgccaagacagaactgcttgtgattccagcaaacccatcgtttcatcacaatttcaccatcaagttaggcacatcaaccataactccttcaaaaacagctagaagccttggagttatgattcattatcagctgactttctcagaccacattgctaaaactgtccgatcctgcagatttgctttattcaacatcaagaagatcaagccctttctttcggaacatgctgcacaactccttgttcaagctcttgttctctccaggctggactattgcaatgccctcttggcaggtcttccagccaattctatcaaacctttacaattaatttagaacgcggcagcaagattaatttttaatgagccaaaaagaatacatgtcacacctctgtttatcaatttgcactggcttccaatagctgcttgcataaaattcaaggctttgatgtttgcctacaaaactaccactggctctgcacccatttacctaaatttgttacttcagacttatgtgccctctagaagcttgcattctgcaagtgaacgtcgcttgattgtgccatcccaaagaagcacaaagtcacttttacggacttttaaattaaatgttccctcatggtggaatgacctccccaactcaatccagtccttagccatcttcaagaatcggcttaaaacacatctcttccatctttatttgatttattatgcaaatatatatatgtgtgtgtgtgtgtatgtgtaaagacctctaactagcttgctctattctttttttttatcttttttctttttatttattatattatttaaaaacccatgctacgtgtactgtgttaacctaactgagacttgttatagcacttatatatcattgctctttgttgttgtttttgattgcttccactgtcttcatctgtaagtcgctttggataaaaacgtctgctaaatgaataaatgtaaatgtaatgtaaatgtattaccaaatacattaatacatttctatTACCAAAGAAAAACATTGGTAGAAAATCAGCTGAACTAGCTGAAAGGCAATGAAAAAATGATGTTTGTTcaaaatttgaaaatatgtatCAACTTTATGTTAGCTTTGTGCTAGTTATAACAgatgaaaatgatttattgaaaATCTTGTTTTGACAGCTGTGGCCatgattcactttcattatatacaAAAGAGCTTGAACATTCTTCTATAAATAACGCATTTTGTGTTCCagggaagaaaaaaagtcattcagaGTTCAAAAGGAAGTAAGGTATTGATGAGACTTTTCCTTTTTGGGTAAACAATTTTTTCATTATGTGTGGCATAAATTACAGCATGGCTGAATGTTACCTATGATTGATATTCAGTAACTTAATATGTTTTTTTGATGTCAACTAAGCCGTTGGGCAGCGGCCAGTCTCATTACCTTCACCAACCAAGCACATGAATCTCAATCATTTAGATCTTAGCACTGCCTTTAGCACTCCCAGAGCTGTCTATCTGTTGGGTGAAGGCAATCCAATTTGGAGTTTTGATGATTTTTTCTAGCTGTCTGGAGACTAACACGTTCTTTCTCAGCACCAACACTTTCCCTTCATCTGCTTCATTATCAGCTTTGGTTTCTCAGAAAGGCTGCTGCCACTCTGTAGGGGACTAAACGGGAAAGCTTTCCTGATATTGATCTCAAAACTATTCATTTGTAAGCTTATGTACGCATCCAGTCCATAGGGATTGTAGAACTTGACAGTATCGAGCGATATTGGctaactttttaaaagttttttcctcttttctttaagagttttttttcccaatggtttttgtttttgtttttgttcaatgtacaattttaaaatcattaaaaaaaatctcacaacCCCAAACTTtgattgtgtatttaaaaaaatataaatatatattttgtaacccTTCATGCAACTCAAAAGGGCAAgatctttttaacatttttaaataagatttaatttGGTTTGCCTGTTTCCATGCACACCAGTCCTTTTAATTTGTGCGTGCACACTAGTCCTTTGTTCCTGTCATGCCTGTTAGTCTGTCTGTCATTTGGATGGGACAAACATAACTGCCAATGCTTTGATATGAATCCACAAGAGGTCTAGAGTAATCACACACACAATGGCATAAACACGGAGTGTCTCCCGACAGACAGATAACAGGAATGTCACTGCTTGCAGCTCATTTCGATGAAGTCATAAcatcatttattttgcttttctttattcATCCCAGCACACTGCATTCTGCGTTTGTTAGATTGACTGAAACTGTTAGCTGTCAGATGCAACTGCCAAATGAATTACTGTTGCACTCTGAgactttttcaattatttttgaaTACACTGTCCAAAACAATGATGGGGTTATGAAAGTATTAATTAGTGGAGCATGCAAAGGTGAGAATCACTGTTTTTGCTCAGAGTTGTAGGGTTTTTTCCAAAACACTTAATATGAACACTGTTTTCTAACCAGGTACAATTCAATAAAGCGACAAGCTATGTTATTACAATGATGTTCACAATTATAATAAACTCAAActaggctcattggaaaaacatgCTTGTGTGTTCTTTCTTGGCATCTAtttcttttaagaactgaaaGGTTTTTAAGGaaacaaaaaatggttcttctaaggCACCGCTTAAAAAACATCATTTTGGatcctttgtttttaagagtgttgtATTTGCACATTTCATGAccctttcaaagtgaaatgtctaGTGAATGGCACTAAAACAGtcttatataaaacaaattaacatgaatCTGTCAATGTTGTTGTCCATATCGACAGTTCAGAAagtatatttctaataaattccttgtaaattatatatctagtaaaatatttaaaactaaaattgtaATCCTCGGTCGGATTTGAAAATAACATTGCACCTAATTCTAactgatagtgttaacaaaagcaaacgtGAGATGAAAACACATTTGCTCAAGCAACCATGTCATTTTAGCATGTTCTAAAATCTTTTATTGTGACTCGTGTTTCACACGAAACAATGAAGTGCAATACTTTCGCAGGTAAGTTACTGAGCAAGTTTATTACATCAGAAAAGCCATGCATATATAACTAGTTATGCGATTCATACATCAAAATTTACAagtttacaaataattacaaattttaattaatagATGTTTAACTTTTTGGCGATCCGCTGGATTCTCTCCGATTCTCTCAAAGTCCTCCCATTGCAGGATTGTTCATATCACCATCAAGATTTCATCACTCTGTGGGACTGAGCAATGCATCTTCTTTATGTTGGTATACATCATGATAGTGGACATGCTGTGCCAGCACATCTAAATGTCAAATGATAGATAGCTTCACAATATACGAGTTTAGAGGATATACAGTGCATCCCTCCCAAATATAGATGTATATTTATCTTGCACTCCTTCATCTGTACTTGCAAGGGACAGAGAGAGGTGGGCTGGAAGTAACTGGGctctgggcttttttttttttttttactcatacaAAGGCCAAATGAAGAAAAGCAGAGAGAGTGGGACTAACACAGAGAGGTCATAACCATAAAAGTGTTCCATATGACTTGTGTACTATattacaagtcttctgaagtcataggACAGCTTTATGTGAGATATGAGGAAAATGTAGAAATTTTAAGTCGCTGTTCACTAATGATCATTAGTATGATGTTTACAAGTACTTGAAAtataatatacaggtgctggtcatataattagaatatcatcaaaaagttgatttatttcactaattccattcaaaggtgaaacttgtatgttatattcattcattacatatggactgatatatttcaaatgtttgtttcttttaattttgatgattataactgacaacgaaggaaaatcctaaattcagtatctcagaaaattagaatattgtgaaaaggttcaatattgaagacacctggttccacactctaatcagctaattaactcaaaacacctgcaaagtcctttaaatggtctctcagtctagttttgtaggatacacaatcatggggaagactgctgacttgacagttgtccaaaagatgaccactgacaccttgcacaaggagggcaagacacaaaaggtcattgcaaaagaggctagCGGTTCGCAGAGCTCTGTGTTCAAGCACAtcaatagagaggtgaagggaaggaaaagatgtggtagaaaaaaagtgtacaagcaatagggataaccgcaccctggagaggattatgaaacaaaacccattcaaaaatgtgggggacattcacaaagagtggactgcagctggagtcagtgcttcaagaacctctacgcacagacgtatgctaGACATGGGTTTCTGCTGTCACATtctttgtgtcaagccactcttgaacaacagacagtgtcaaaagcgtaagtaatattctaattttccgagatactgaatttgggatttttcttagttgtcagtaatcatcaaaattaaaagaaataaacatttgaaatatatcagtctgtgtgtaattaatgaatataatatacaagtttcacttggaattagtgaaataaatcaactttttgatgacattctaattatatgaccagcacctgtacatatggtataaaatgttcatattgaGTAGTTTTAAGGAGCTTAACAGAAAAGTAGGAAAAATGAACTGCTGTTGTGTGGaagaatgtatttaattaaaagactattttgtgtgttccacagaaaacagtaatattggttTGGAATGaaaagagggtgagtaaatttttacttaattaatatactgtatgtaacatACTCTACATTCTATGTATGAGTTGTACTgattgatcaaatataaatacaataaggGCATTTTAAATGAGGTGGACCTGAACAGCTGACATCCACTTAAAATGATAATTGTGACAGACAATTTGCATAAATTAACATATAAAACAGAAGAGTTTGCATCTTCATGCACAGATGAGGGAGATGGTGGAGTTTGTATTTTCtagaaacatataaaaatatatatgtttatagaaaaatatacattatattataaatattatgtaggtatatatgtataaacgtgtatgaatattaataattaaactaattattatatatttatatttgtatattgtacTTGTACAAtgatattacataaatattaactacgacttttgcctcaataaattcctaattttctgcttattaatagttagtaatagTTATATATAATTAGCACAGACAATCTGTACAAATAGTGTTATGTGACATCAGCATAAACACTAGTGTTTTAGACACAATGTTTAGATAATATAAAGGCTAAAAGCTCATATTGAAGAGACTGCAACTACTAGAAAGTTTAAGATAAACAGAACTTTTTCTAATTTCTCTTTATCACACATCTGATGGTGCATCGATAAGGGGAATTGGAGAGCGGCTCAGTGTTGTGAAAGGCTGTGCAAAAGACGGGTCTAATCTCCATCATTAAACCCACATAATATATCACAGCCAAACTCTCATAGACAGCTTTTAACCAgctgatatataatatattaaaaacacacattttctaagaccacagcacagaaacatggcagaacacacacacacacattttggcaAATACATGGAAatgatttgttgttttttgtcataTTATTGTGTTTACTATTAATTTTTCTTGGTCAGTGTCGTTGTGGGTTTTGGTTCTTTTACTGTCGTAAAGcctttgaaataactgaaatagcTTGGCGAAATGATGTGGACATGGAACTTTAGCCGTGCGTtttcccgaaaaaaaaaaaaaaaaagctgcatacCTTAGAACATTCTTCGGCCAAttagattcaagcattcaacagccccgtagtgtgtgtgtgtgtgtatgtgtaaatatatatcaCAGAGACTGCGTGACCTTggtttaaattattgttattatttatttctttatttttgttgttgttgtttttgttgttgctgctgctccaATTCAGTAAATTCCACAAATTCCAGTTAACTAGCCTATATTTGTCCCAGCATCACGTTGATAACCAATCAGCAAAGTCAACccattcaaaaaataataaaaatattaaatattaaaggtaACATACAAAATGTCTAACCACTGTTTTGACTTATAGGAAatgcaattaataaattatgagAAATTGCAATATATAGCctaaaatacattgttttaatgGTGTTTCACTTAgccaacataaaaaataataatgattacgattattaaatgtttcagtttaataataataataattaaaattgaaCCATACCATCGTGATTCATGACTCTCCCTCTTATCTCTGTCGAGAACTCTGAACTTGTGGGTTTGGCTCTGGCTTGTGAGGACGGATGAAATTCAGTCGAGAGCGTCAGAGCTGGCTGAGCTCCACAGCCCACCTCACCTGGACCTCAACTGTTCCTTCAGGAAAGCTTATTGATTGAAAAAGAACACAGAACAACATGCCAATATATAGATATAGCTAGACAGATCTCTGTTTACCTGATGGTGATGTATCCTGATGCGCACGACGTAATATTGGAGACGGCGAGGTGAACACGCAGCCGGTAAGTCATTCTAATATAGTTCAAACACGTATTTCCATAATTTCTCTAAAACTGGCTTTAATAACACAGACTAAGATCCTTTTATACGCATCTAAATGTCTTCGTTTATTTAGAGCGCCTCGTGCACTCCAAGGACCATTGCGCTGTCGGTGTCCGTGGACTGGGATGTATGCCATGAAGTTTCCACAGACTCCAGTGTTTTTATATCTCTATAGTGATAATGGTTTTGCcatgtatctatctatctctcaGATAAAGACGCTGGAGTGTGCTCGAGCGCAGGCAAGCCGTGCGTAATGAGCTCTTAACGCGCAAAATACATTTACCTTAATGAAAGTGACCTGACAAGTCGCCTCTGAAGTAGTCGATGCCCATTCTTTCGCTCACCAGGATCTTCTCTGACAGACCCTCTGAAAAGGATTTAAAATATTCATACCCTTGAATGGAGAACCGTATCGTTATTCACTTGTATAAAAATGCATGTGGGTTTGAAATAgactcattttaaatgtatttgtattcatGAGGTTTGATTGAATGATTGACTGTTCCATCTGTATAATACAAGTCCATTAGAAAATTCTGAAGTTTTTGTGAGTTGTTTTCTAATGttttctatctatttatctatctatctatctatctatctatctatctatctatctatctatctatctatctatctatctatctatgtttgTACACTGAACAGATTCCTAATGTCAATTTGACCTTGTGTTTTCAGGTTGTCAAACCTATAAGAGCAACTTGGTCTTTCTCCAAAATCTGACATGGCCATGTGTTAAATGGATTCCCTCAGCTTAATCAATGGCTCCTCTGGGAGCAAAGAGCTGGCCATCGGGGAGGATTCATCTGACGTGACTCTGAATCATCAGCTGCTAGAGCTGGGAGACAGCACCAAGCTTCTCGGGGTCCAGGTGGTCCTGATCTTGGCATATTCTACCATCATCCTTTTGGGTGTTATTGGGAACTCCCTGGTGATTTATGTGGTTTACAAATTTAAGACACTCCGTACTGTCACCAACTTCTTCATTGCAAACCTAGCCGTGGCTGATCTGCTCGTCAACACGTTGTGTCTCCCGTTCACGCTGGCTTACACTCTCCTCGGGGAGTGGAAGTTTGGACAAGTGCTTTGTTTCACTCTGCCGTATGCTCAAGGTCTCGCCGTTCACGTCTCtacaattacattaaatgtaattgcaCTGGATCGGCATAGATGCATCGTTTATCACCTAGACACTCGAATGTCAAAAGACACCTGCTTTCTGGTCATTGCCATCACCTGGGTAGTAAGCGCTCTTCTGGCTAGCCCACTGGCCATATTCAGAGAGTATGGGATTGTAGATCTTTCTCCAGGTGACTCCATTGAGGTTTGTGGAGAGAAGTGGCCTGACAGTAGTACAGACAGCACTCTATACTCGTGAGTAGCAGACatgcatattttaataaacagCATTATTGCAGTTTCCTCATGCCTTCAAGGGGCCTTAAATGTATGATGTGTTCATTTATCAAATGTCCCTGTTTTCCAATTGCACTGAAAGCTCTTACatccagtgttgggggtaacgcattacaagtaatgcgatatatgtaatcagattactttttttcaagtaaccattaaagtaacacattactttttaatttacaagaaattaCTTGGTtacttttttcccatttattgattATGTGtacatgatgttactgtagttctagactaaatgtgaatgtgcattaattcaccCCCCTCGCAAAAATCTGATTTAGTATTCAGCAAAATTAATTAAACGGTaaaatgcaaacctgcaataattaaatatgttaaacaacGCAAATGTATCTACATTTCTTAGCTGCttacctttgatgatccagttcaaccgtactaataagcaaaaattactttagatatactaacaattgtgctttgtttttttgttgctgaagagtgttgaccTTCTCATATGTTTTACTGTACAgacttgattaaaaataaataaatagcactgTATAAACAAAAGTGAGAGATTCCAGAGATATAAAAAGAGACAATAATGACACTAACAGCTGAAGCCATTGCAAAACACACTGTTAATGGAgtcataaaaaaaagatataacgGCAGtatgaaatgtaatgtaaaagtgcATTAGGTTCctttcagcctgaggtttattcattacactttttggtgtgacagggcttttacatttgctataaatacaacttcttatattaaaaacaatcaagccctcctcatatttaaaaagtaacgcaacATTTATGCAgaagtaatgtaatataataattaactaaGTAATggaattagttacttttttaacacaatattttaatgattACTATTAAAAGTAACTTTACCCAAAACTGATATGTTTTATAGATAAATAGGACTATACATATTTATGAAGATTAAACATTGGTATTTATGTAAACTGACAACTTTTAGGTTTTTGatcttacaaacatgcaacatTGTCAAAGGagttgattttctttcttcagaaTCTCCACGCTGCTGCTGCAGTATGTGTTGCCTCTGGCAATCATCTCTTTTGCCTACATCCGTATCTGGAGTAAACTCCGCAATCATGTCAGCCCAGTTGGTCACAATCACAGGCACCAGCGACGCCGCAAGACCACCAAGATGCTGGTTACTATGGTGTGTACAGTTCATATTATTTTAGGCTTTCACATACGGTCAGCAAAAAGCCTGATAATGAAAACAATGAGTAATATCTAGTGGTTGACTGAAATTGTTTTTTATAATGACTCTTCATAcaagtaataacagtaatattgtgaaatattaacagttttctaatttaataaattttaaaatgtaatttattcctgtgatggcaaaactaaatgttcagcagccattacgccagtcttcagtgccacatgatccttcagaaattgttctaatatgctgatttgcagctcaagaaacatttcttattattattatcattgttgaaa from Carassius auratus strain Wakin chromosome 1, ASM336829v1, whole genome shotgun sequence includes these protein-coding regions:
- the LOC113109788 gene encoding neuropeptide Y receptor type 2-like gives rise to the protein MDSLSLINGSSGSKELAIGEDSSDVTLNHQLLELGDSTKLLGVQVVLILAYSTIILLGVIGNSLVIYVVYKFKTLRTVTNFFIANLAVADLLVNTLCLPFTLAYTLLGEWKFGQVLCFTLPYAQGLAVHVSTITLNVIALDRHRCIVYHLDTRMSKDTCFLVIAITWVVSALLASPLAIFREYGIVDLSPGDSIEVCGEKWPDSSTDSTLYSISTLLLQYVLPLAIISFAYIRIWSKLRNHVSPVGHNHRHQRRRKTTKMLVTMVVVFAVSWLPFHAFQLATDIDHSVLDMKDFRLLYTVFHIVAMCSTFANPLLYGWMNRNYRSAFVSVFHCKERLDLLHAEGQAATTAVRIKPKKAIEAQDKVTTHLNATDV